One segment of Paraburkholderia sp. PREW-6R DNA contains the following:
- a CDS encoding glucose 1-dehydrogenase — protein sequence MTDVKRPAPPFPAQPQSQTPGRTAGMDPQPDHGEHSYQGSGRLAGKAAIVTGGDSGIGRAVAIAFAREGADVLISYLDEHDDARETARWVEEAGRKAVLLPGDIRSREHCGAIADKAIEAFGRLDVLVNNAAYQMSYPSLEDISDDEWDKTFDTNIGAMFRITRAAVKYMKPGAAIVNTTSINADHPNPGLIAYASTKGAIQNFTGGLAQLLAQKGIRANCVAPGPIWTPLIPSTMPPEKVEKFGEQVPMKRPGQPAELAAAYVMLASDEASYISGATIAVTGGAPII from the coding sequence ATGACCGACGTAAAACGTCCCGCACCACCTTTCCCGGCGCAGCCTCAGAGCCAGACGCCCGGCCGCACCGCCGGCATGGACCCGCAACCCGATCACGGCGAGCATTCGTATCAAGGCTCCGGACGCCTTGCCGGCAAAGCCGCCATCGTCACCGGCGGCGATAGCGGCATTGGACGCGCGGTGGCGATCGCATTTGCCCGTGAAGGCGCCGATGTCCTGATCTCCTATCTCGACGAACACGACGACGCTCGCGAGACCGCGCGCTGGGTGGAGGAGGCCGGCCGCAAGGCGGTACTGCTGCCGGGCGATATTCGCAGCCGAGAGCACTGCGGCGCAATTGCCGATAAGGCCATCGAAGCGTTTGGCCGCCTCGATGTACTGGTGAACAATGCCGCGTACCAGATGAGTTATCCGTCACTCGAAGACATTAGCGACGACGAATGGGACAAGACGTTCGATACCAACATCGGCGCCATGTTCAGAATCACGCGGGCCGCGGTCAAATATATGAAGCCGGGTGCCGCGATCGTGAACACCACGTCGATTAACGCCGATCATCCGAATCCTGGCCTGATCGCGTATGCGAGCACGAAGGGCGCAATCCAGAACTTTACTGGCGGCCTCGCGCAGCTGCTTGCGCAAAAGGGCATTCGCGCCAACTGCGTTGCGCCTGGTCCGATCTGGACGCCGCTGATTCCTTCGACAATGCCGCCAGAGAAAGTCGAAAAATTCGGTGAGCAGGTGCCGATGAAGCGCCCGGGACAGCCTGCGGAACTGGCTGCTGCTTACGTGATGCTCGCTTCGGATGAAGCGAGCTATATATCGGGCGCAACGATCGCGGTAACCGGCGGCGCACCGATTATTTAG
- a CDS encoding PRC-barrel domain-containing protein, with product MRKIQLKPFVASAVLLAALASYGNAYAQGAPQAITEKRTDVVQLASGYRASKLNGVDVYNRNKDTIGTLDDLIVSPSADRSTYAILSVGGFLGMGKHLVAVPFADLQINNRRVVLPNATRQSIEAMPEFKYAPD from the coding sequence ATGCGAAAAATCCAACTCAAGCCTTTCGTTGCCTCCGCGGTGCTGCTGGCCGCGCTTGCGTCGTATGGGAACGCCTATGCGCAGGGCGCACCTCAGGCAATTACCGAAAAGCGTACAGACGTGGTGCAGCTTGCGAGCGGCTATCGCGCTTCGAAGCTCAATGGCGTGGATGTCTATAACAGGAACAAGGACACGATCGGCACACTCGACGATCTGATCGTTTCGCCAAGTGCGGATCGCAGCACGTACGCCATTCTGTCGGTGGGCGGCTTTCTCGGAATGGGCAAGCATCTGGTTGCCGTGCCATTTGCCGATCTGCAGATCAACAATCGCCGGGTCGTGCTGCCCAATGCAACCAGGCAGTCTATTGAAGCGATGCCCGAGTTCAAGTACGCGCCGGATTGA
- the glgX gene encoding glycogen debranching protein GlgX — MSSQAQYSTRITEGTPYPLGATWNGNGVNFALFSAHATKVELCLFDETGEHEIEKIELPEYTDEVWHVFVPGLKPGAVYGYRVHGPYEPEKGHRFNPNKLLLDPYAKAHIGELKWAPEIFGYTLGSDEGDLSFDERDSAPFVPKCKVVDATFSWSHPERTPLPWERVIFYETHVRGFTKRHPDVPENLRGTFAGLGQQPVLDYIRSLGVTSVELMPVQTFVNDSYLLDKGLTNYWGYNTIGFFAADPRFFASASDPVQEFKEMVDRFHNNNLEVILDVVYNHTAEGNELGPTISFKGIDNASYYRLMPDEPRYYINDTGTGNTLNLSHPRVLQMVTDSLRYWVTEMKVDGFRFDLATILGREPHGFDEGGGFLDSCRQDPVLSSVRLIAEPWDCGPGGYQVGGFPPGWAEWNDRFRDTVREYWKGDEGKVADLATRLTGSGDKFNHRGRRPWASVNFIAAHDGFTLNDLVSYNDKHNDANGEDNKDGHSDNKSWNMGVEGPTDDPDIRAQRERQKRNLLATLLLSQGTPMILAGDEFGRTQKGNNNAYCQDNEISWVDWEAINDEDRALTEFVRNLTTLRHRLPVLRRGRFLSGEYNEALDVTDARWLSPDGTDLTQEQWDDPSMRCFGLVIDGRAQASGIRRPASDATLMLVLNAHHDVVNFTLPDIPEGEKWTCLLDTNMPVRAELPQFSAGDQYQVTGRSFLLFALEAPSRATQRVFERLEEQLTTDESEPPADA, encoded by the coding sequence ATGTCTTCCCAGGCTCAATACTCGACGCGCATTACCGAAGGCACGCCTTATCCGCTTGGCGCGACATGGAATGGAAACGGTGTGAACTTTGCGCTGTTTTCCGCGCACGCCACGAAAGTCGAACTGTGTCTGTTCGACGAGACGGGCGAGCATGAAATCGAAAAAATCGAACTGCCGGAATATACCGACGAGGTCTGGCATGTTTTCGTGCCCGGCCTGAAGCCCGGCGCCGTTTATGGATACCGTGTGCATGGTCCGTATGAACCGGAGAAAGGCCACCGCTTCAACCCGAACAAGCTGCTGCTCGATCCGTATGCAAAGGCGCACATTGGCGAGCTGAAATGGGCGCCGGAAATCTTCGGCTACACACTGGGTTCGGACGAGGGTGACCTGTCATTCGACGAACGCGACAGCGCGCCTTTCGTGCCCAAATGCAAGGTGGTGGATGCGACCTTCTCGTGGAGCCATCCTGAGCGCACCCCGTTGCCTTGGGAACGCGTGATCTTCTACGAAACCCATGTGCGCGGTTTTACCAAGCGTCACCCGGACGTGCCGGAAAATCTGCGCGGCACGTTTGCAGGTCTCGGGCAACAACCGGTGCTCGACTATATTCGCAGTCTCGGCGTGACATCTGTCGAATTGATGCCGGTGCAGACGTTTGTCAACGACAGCTATCTGCTCGACAAGGGCCTGACGAACTACTGGGGCTACAACACGATCGGCTTTTTCGCTGCCGACCCGCGCTTCTTTGCGTCGGCCTCCGACCCGGTCCAGGAGTTCAAGGAAATGGTCGACCGTTTCCATAACAATAATCTCGAAGTCATTCTCGACGTGGTCTACAACCACACGGCGGAAGGCAATGAACTCGGCCCCACGATTTCGTTCAAGGGTATCGACAACGCGTCGTACTACCGCCTGATGCCGGACGAGCCGCGCTATTACATCAATGACACGGGCACCGGCAACACGCTGAATCTGTCGCACCCGCGCGTTCTGCAAATGGTGACGGACAGCCTGCGTTACTGGGTGACGGAAATGAAAGTCGATGGCTTCCGTTTCGACCTCGCCACGATTCTCGGCCGCGAACCGCATGGTTTCGACGAGGGCGGCGGTTTTCTCGACAGCTGCCGGCAGGACCCGGTGCTCTCCAGCGTACGGCTGATTGCCGAGCCGTGGGATTGCGGCCCCGGCGGCTACCAGGTGGGCGGTTTCCCGCCGGGCTGGGCCGAATGGAACGACCGCTTCCGCGACACCGTGCGCGAGTACTGGAAAGGCGACGAAGGCAAGGTTGCCGACCTCGCCACGCGTCTCACGGGTTCGGGCGACAAGTTCAACCACCGCGGACGCCGCCCGTGGGCCAGCGTGAATTTTATCGCCGCGCACGACGGCTTTACGTTGAACGATCTGGTGTCGTACAACGACAAGCACAACGATGCCAATGGCGAAGACAACAAGGACGGTCACTCGGATAACAAGTCATGGAACATGGGCGTCGAAGGTCCGACCGACGACCCGGACATCCGCGCACAACGCGAACGGCAGAAGCGCAATCTGCTCGCGACATTGCTGCTCTCTCAGGGCACCCCGATGATTCTCGCGGGCGACGAATTCGGCCGCACGCAGAAAGGCAATAACAACGCGTATTGCCAGGACAACGAGATCAGCTGGGTGGACTGGGAAGCGATCAACGACGAAGATCGCGCGCTCACGGAGTTCGTGAGGAATCTGACGACGTTGCGCCACCGCTTGCCGGTTTTGCGTCGTGGCCGTTTTCTGAGTGGTGAATATAACGAGGCGCTCGATGTCACGGACGCGCGCTGGCTCTCGCCCGACGGCACCGATCTGACGCAGGAGCAATGGGACGATCCGTCCATGCGTTGCTTCGGTCTGGTGATCGATGGCCGCGCGCAGGCAAGCGGCATTCGCCGTCCCGCTTCCGACGCGACATTGATGCTCGTGCTCAACGCGCATCACGATGTCGTCAACTTCACGCTGCCCGACATTCCGGAAGGCGAAAAGTGGACCTGCCTGCTCGACACCAACATGCCGGTGCGCGCCGAGTTGCCGCAGTTTAGCGCGGGCGACCAGTATCAGGTCACGGGGCGCTCCTTCCTGCTGTTCGCACTGGAAGCGCCGAGCCGCGCGACACAACGCGTCTTCGAGCGGCTTGAAGAGCAACTCACGACCGACGAAAGCGAACCGCCCGCAGACGCTTGA
- a CDS encoding DUF2934 domain-containing protein: MEQEHNSQEEEIRTRAYYLWEQAAEPKGTPDEYWEQARAEIEKEAPPVESGLIADEPRK; this comes from the coding sequence ATGGAACAGGAACACAACTCGCAAGAGGAAGAGATTCGCACGCGCGCCTACTATCTGTGGGAGCAGGCCGCGGAGCCTAAGGGCACGCCTGACGAATACTGGGAACAGGCACGCGCAGAAATAGAAAAAGAAGCGCCGCCGGTTGAAAGCGGTTTGATCGCGGACGAACCGCGGAAATGA